A region of Mesorhizobium sp. AR02 DNA encodes the following proteins:
- a CDS encoding cold-shock protein, which translates to MSTGTVKWFNATKGFGFIQPDDGSADVFVHISAVERAGMRDIVEGQKLGYEMVRDNKSGKMSADQLKAA; encoded by the coding sequence ATGAGCACCGGCACAGTTAAATGGTTCAACGCCACCAAAGGTTTTGGTTTTATTCAGCCTGACGACGGCTCGGCCGACGTTTTCGTTCACATCTCGGCCGTAGAGCGCGCCGGCATGCGCGACATCGTCGAGGGCCAGAAGCTCGGCTACGAGATGGTCCGCGACAACAAGTCGGGCAAGATGTCCGCCGACCAGTTGAAGGCGGCCTGA
- a CDS encoding glutathione S-transferase family protein yields the protein MAEFKLYIGNKCFSSWSLRPWVAMRHLEIRFEEGFVRLRTPETFANLAKVSPTGQVPVLNHNGRIIWETLAILEYLADLFPEKKLWPDDIDARALARAAATEMHSGFREVRYGWPMNLRRPKGHKPLDAEGEAQRARIEALWRECREQYGKGGPFLFGHFTAADAMYAPVVTRFDTYGGELAPDTRAYVDAVLAMPAMRHWYAEAAGETWPEPGPDE from the coding sequence ATGGCGGAATTCAAGCTCTACATCGGCAACAAGTGCTTCTCCTCATGGTCGCTGCGGCCATGGGTGGCGATGAGGCATCTGGAGATTCGGTTCGAGGAAGGCTTCGTGCGGCTGCGCACGCCCGAGACGTTTGCCAACTTGGCGAAAGTGTCGCCGACCGGCCAGGTGCCGGTCCTGAATCACAATGGAAGGATTATTTGGGAAACCCTTGCCATCCTTGAGTATCTTGCGGACCTGTTTCCCGAGAAAAAACTCTGGCCCGATGATATCGACGCCCGCGCGCTGGCACGTGCGGCGGCGACCGAGATGCATTCCGGTTTCCGCGAGGTTCGCTACGGCTGGCCAATGAATTTGCGCCGGCCGAAGGGGCACAAGCCGCTCGACGCCGAGGGCGAGGCACAGCGGGCGCGCATCGAGGCGCTGTGGCGGGAATGCCGCGAACAATACGGCAAGGGCGGCCCGTTCCTGTTTGGCCATTTCACCGCGGCCGATGCCATGTACGCGCCGGTCGTCACCCGCTTCGACACCTATGGCGGCGAACTCGCGCCCGACACCAGGGCCTATGTCGACGCAGTGCTGGCAATGCCGGCGATGCGGCACTGGTACGCGGAAGCGGCCGGGGAAACATGGCCCGAACCCGGCCCCGACGAATAA
- a CDS encoding YciI family protein — MASNEAPREAATAKIFHCRLIPPRPDFAFTMTEEERELMGRHADYLRGKLREGVMIIAGPVADPAGPWGLLILRAGSEAEAKAVTEGDPVAKSGRGFRYEILPMISTIM, encoded by the coding sequence ATGGCCAGCAACGAAGCACCGCGTGAAGCCGCAACGGCAAAAATCTTCCATTGCCGGCTGATCCCGCCGCGGCCGGACTTCGCCTTCACCATGACGGAGGAGGAGAGGGAACTGATGGGCCGGCATGCCGACTACCTGCGCGGCAAGCTGCGCGAGGGCGTGATGATCATAGCCGGCCCGGTCGCCGATCCGGCAGGCCCTTGGGGCCTGCTGATCCTGCGTGCCGGCAGCGAGGCCGAGGCAAAGGCGGTGACCGAAGGCGATCCAGTGGCAAAGTCAGGTCGTGGCTTTCGCTATGAGATCCTGCCGATGATCAGTACGATCATGTAG
- the groL gene encoding chaperonin GroEL (60 kDa chaperone family; promotes refolding of misfolded polypeptides especially under stressful conditions; forms two stacked rings of heptamers to form a barrel-shaped 14mer; ends can be capped by GroES; misfolded proteins enter the barrel where they are refolded when GroES binds): MAAKDVKFSRDARERMLRGVNILADAVKVTLGPKGRNVVIDKSFGAPRITKDGVTVAKEIELEDKFENMGAQMVREVASKTNDIAGDGTTTATVLAQSIVQEGHKAVAAGMNPMDLKRGIDLAVTEVVAALGKAAKKIKTSEEVAQVGTISANGDESVGKMIAEAMQKVGNEGVITVEEAKTAETELEVVEGMQFDRGYLSPYFVTNADKMVAELEDVYILLHEKKLSNLQAMLPVLEAVVQTSKPLLIISEDVEGEALATLVVNKLRGGLKIAAVKAPGFGDRRKAMLEDIAILTGGQVISEDLGIKLENVGLNMLGRAKKVSISKENTTIVDGAGKKAEIQGRVAQIKQQIEETTSDYDKEKLQERLAKLAGGVAVIRVGGATEVEVKEKKDRVDDALNATRAAVEEGIVAGGGVALLRASANIKAAGANADQAAGINIVRRALQAPARQIASNAGAEASIVAGKILENKGATFGYNAQTGEYGDMIAMGIVDPVKVVRTALQDAASVAGLLVTTEAMIAEAPKKESAGGGMPGGMGGGGMGGMGGMDF; this comes from the coding sequence ATGGCTGCTAAAGACGTAAAATTCTCCCGTGATGCCCGCGAGCGCATGCTGCGCGGCGTCAACATCCTCGCCGACGCGGTGAAGGTCACGCTCGGCCCCAAGGGCCGCAACGTCGTCATCGACAAGTCGTTCGGCGCCCCGCGCATCACCAAGGACGGCGTCACCGTCGCCAAGGAAATCGAGCTTGAGGACAAGTTCGAGAACATGGGCGCGCAGATGGTCCGCGAAGTTGCTTCGAAGACCAACGACATCGCCGGCGACGGCACCACGACCGCGACCGTTCTGGCGCAGTCGATCGTCCAGGAAGGCCACAAGGCGGTTGCCGCCGGCATGAACCCGATGGACCTGAAGCGCGGTATCGATCTGGCCGTCACCGAAGTCGTCGCGGCTCTCGGCAAGGCTGCCAAGAAGATCAAGACCTCCGAGGAAGTTGCCCAGGTCGGCACCATCTCGGCCAATGGCGACGAGTCGGTCGGCAAGATGATCGCGGAAGCGATGCAAAAGGTCGGCAACGAAGGCGTCATCACGGTTGAGGAAGCCAAGACCGCCGAGACCGAACTCGAAGTCGTCGAAGGCATGCAGTTCGACCGCGGCTACCTCTCGCCCTACTTCGTCACCAACGCCGACAAGATGGTTGCCGAGCTCGAGGACGTCTACATCCTGCTCCACGAGAAGAAGCTATCCAACCTCCAGGCCATGCTGCCGGTTCTCGAAGCCGTCGTGCAGACCTCCAAGCCGCTGCTCATCATCTCGGAAGACGTCGAAGGCGAGGCTCTGGCCACGCTGGTCGTCAACAAGCTGCGCGGTGGCCTGAAGATCGCCGCCGTCAAGGCTCCGGGCTTCGGTGACCGCCGCAAGGCCATGCTGGAAGACATCGCCATCCTGACCGGTGGCCAGGTCATCTCGGAAGACCTCGGCATCAAGCTCGAGAACGTCGGCCTCAACATGCTCGGCCGCGCCAAGAAGGTGTCGATCTCCAAGGAGAACACCACCATCGTCGACGGCGCCGGCAAGAAGGCCGAGATCCAGGGCCGCGTTGCCCAGATCAAGCAGCAGATCGAAGAGACCACCTCGGACTACGACAAGGAGAAGCTGCAGGAACGTCTCGCCAAGCTGGCGGGCGGCGTTGCGGTGATCCGCGTCGGCGGTGCGACGGAAGTCGAAGTCAAGGAAAAGAAGGACCGCGTCGATGACGCCCTCAACGCGACCCGCGCGGCCGTGGAAGAAGGCATCGTTGCAGGCGGTGGCGTCGCTCTCCTGCGCGCTTCGGCCAACATCAAGGCCGCCGGCGCCAATGCCGACCAGGCTGCTGGCATCAACATCGTTCGTCGCGCACTGCAGGCTCCGGCCCGCCAGATCGCCTCGAACGCCGGTGCGGAAGCATCGATCGTTGCCGGCAAGATCCTAGAGAACAAGGGCGCGACCTTCGGCTACAACGCCCAGACCGGCGAATATGGCGACATGATCGCCATGGGCATCGTCGATCCGGTCAAGGTTGTCCGTACGGCTCTCCAGGACGCGGCTTCGGTCGCCGGCCTGCTCGTCACCACCGAAGCCATGATCGCGGAGGCTCCGAAGAAGGAGTCGGCTGGCGGCGGCATGCCTGGCGGCATGGGCGGCGGCGGCATGGGCGGCATGGGTGGTATGGACTTCTAA
- a CDS encoding YkgJ family cysteine cluster protein produces the protein MVAAANLSSSQRSSVPLFDCQSCGACCSYSAEWPRFSTEDEAQLERIPEKYVAADLSGMRCDGARCSALSGEVGKSTACGIYELRPDVCHACMPGDEECLMARRTVGLPV, from the coding sequence CTGGTCGCTGCCGCAAATCTTTCGTCGTCGCAACGCAGCTCCGTCCCACTCTTCGACTGCCAAAGCTGCGGCGCCTGCTGTTCCTATTCGGCCGAATGGCCACGCTTCTCCACCGAGGATGAAGCGCAATTGGAGCGGATCCCAGAAAAATATGTGGCGGCCGACCTGTCCGGCATGCGCTGTGACGGCGCGCGCTGTTCGGCCCTGTCGGGCGAAGTCGGCAAGTCGACCGCATGCGGCATCTACGAATTGCGACCGGATGTCTGTCACGCCTGCATGCCTGGCGACGAGGAGTGCCTGATGGCGCGCCGGACGGTCGGATTGCCGGTGTAA
- a CDS encoding CsbD family protein: MAKQIKGSVKQAAGKATGNRRTQVEGMADKVAGKVQKAYGDVKDKVRKAF; the protein is encoded by the coding sequence ATGGCCAAGCAGATCAAAGGCTCGGTAAAACAGGCTGCCGGCAAGGCGACCGGCAACAGGCGAACCCAGGTTGAAGGCATGGCCGACAAGGTCGCCGGCAAGGTGCAGAAAGCCTATGGCGATGTGAAGGACAAGGTCAGGAAAGCATTCTGA
- the groES gene encoding co-chaperone GroES yields the protein MAKSKFRPLHDRVVVRRVESESKTAGGIIIPDTAKEKPQEGEIIAVGSGARDEAGKLVPLDVKAGDRILFGKWSGTEVKLNGEDLLIMKESDIMGIIG from the coding sequence ATGGCAAAGTCGAAGTTCCGCCCGCTTCATGACCGCGTGGTCGTTCGCCGGGTCGAATCCGAATCCAAGACCGCCGGCGGGATCATCATCCCGGATACGGCAAAGGAAAAGCCGCAGGAAGGCGAGATCATCGCTGTCGGCTCCGGCGCTCGTGACGAAGCTGGCAAGCTGGTCCCGCTGGACGTCAAGGCTGGAGACCGCATCCTGTTCGGCAAGTGGTCGGGCACCGAAGTCAAGCTCAATGGCGAAGACCTTCTGATCATGAAGGAATCCGACATCATGGGCATCATCGGCTGA
- a CDS encoding LysE family translocator, giving the protein MSIEFLLTSLIVVASPGTGVLYTLSAGLSRGARASIIAAFGCTLGIIPHMAAAITGLAALLHTSAVAFETLKYLGVAYLLYMAWNTLKEKGGLSVEDNVAPRSAGKVIATGILVNVLNPKLSIFFFAFLPQFVSTTEPNALSKMLELSSVFMLLTFVVFVGYGIFAASIRSHVASRPMVLTWMRRTFAGAFVMLGAKLALADR; this is encoded by the coding sequence GTGAGCATCGAATTTCTGTTGACGTCGCTGATTGTCGTGGCTTCGCCGGGCACCGGCGTTCTCTACACGCTGAGCGCCGGACTTTCGCGCGGTGCGCGGGCCTCGATCATTGCCGCCTTTGGTTGCACGCTCGGCATCATCCCGCACATGGCCGCCGCCATCACTGGCCTTGCGGCGCTTCTGCACACCAGTGCGGTCGCCTTCGAGACGTTGAAATATCTCGGCGTCGCCTATCTGCTCTACATGGCCTGGAACACGCTGAAGGAGAAGGGCGGCCTCAGCGTCGAGGACAACGTCGCACCGCGCTCGGCCGGCAAGGTGATTGCCACCGGCATCCTCGTCAATGTGCTCAATCCGAAACTGTCGATCTTCTTCTTCGCCTTCCTGCCGCAATTCGTCAGCACCACCGAACCCAATGCGCTGTCGAAGATGCTGGAACTCAGCTCCGTCTTCATGCTTTTGACCTTCGTGGTTTTTGTTGGCTACGGCATCTTCGCCGCTTCAATCCGCAGCCACGTCGCCTCACGGCCAATGGTGCTGACCTGGATGCGCCGGACTTTTGCCGGCGCCTTCGTCATGCTCGGCGCCAAGCTCGCACTCGCCGATCGGTGA
- a CDS encoding class I SAM-dependent methyltransferase: MTNHWDNYHRHWKLLDAPLRPTAETVGIVERELDLDEADVLLLGVTPELAGLGRTMLAVDGSAAMVSGVWPGDSACRRAMTGNWLDLPIGSLSVDAVIGDGCLTVVDSADARHAVLGEAARVLKPGGRAAIRVFAGPETFEDLRAIKGEAFAGEIGNFHALKWRIAMACTTSDRDRAIKVQAIRDAFDRNFPDRAALAAKTGWSMASINTIDIYVGSETAYCFASLAMLVDEASSWFGQVRVVPSGSYPLAERCPLLVLGSPRHR; encoded by the coding sequence ATGACAAATCATTGGGATAATTATCACCGGCACTGGAAGCTCCTCGACGCCCCGCTGCGGCCAACCGCGGAGACAGTTGGTATTGTCGAGCGTGAGCTCGATCTGGACGAGGCCGATGTCCTCCTGCTGGGTGTTACTCCCGAACTGGCCGGCCTCGGCCGGACGATGCTGGCGGTCGATGGATCCGCCGCGATGGTTTCCGGCGTATGGCCGGGCGACAGCGCCTGTCGCAGGGCGATGACCGGAAATTGGCTGGACCTTCCGATTGGCAGCCTCAGCGTCGACGCTGTCATCGGTGACGGTTGCCTGACGGTCGTCGATTCCGCAGACGCCCGCCATGCCGTGCTGGGCGAGGCCGCCAGAGTGCTGAAGCCTGGGGGACGGGCGGCAATCCGTGTTTTCGCCGGTCCCGAGACGTTCGAGGATTTGCGGGCCATCAAGGGCGAGGCCTTCGCCGGCGAGATCGGGAATTTCCACGCACTCAAATGGCGCATAGCAATGGCGTGCACGACAAGCGACCGCGACCGCGCTATAAAAGTGCAGGCAATCCGCGACGCGTTCGACAGAAACTTTCCGGACCGCGCCGCCCTTGCCGCGAAGACGGGATGGAGCATGGCCTCCATCAACACCATCGACATCTATGTGGGTTCCGAAACAGCTTATTGCTTCGCGAGCCTTGCCATGCTGGTCGATGAAGCAAGCTCCTGGTTCGGCCAGGTACGCGTCGTGCCGAGCGGCTCTTACCCGCTGGCGGAACGATGCCCCCTACTGGTGCTTGGATCACCGCGACACCGGTAA
- a CDS encoding amino acid ABC transporter permease/ATP-binding protein, translated as MNWLENLRRSFLDWQAMADVLPSMITIGLKNTLILAAASTVLGVILGMILAVMGISQSRWLRIPARVYTDIFRGLPAIVTILLIGQGFARIGREIFGPSPYPLGILALSLIAGAYVGEIFRSGIQSVERGQMEACRALSMSYGQGMRLIVIPQGIRRVLPALVNQFIGNVKDSSLVYFLGLLASEREIFRVGQDQAVVTGNLSPLLLAGVFYLVITVPLTHVVNYIDNSLRVGKQKAGLVTSGLAEVSELESAISSPPAEASPEGSSALPRFKGGSLAITDLDMAYGDLDVLKGVSLAVKPGTVTCVIGPSGSGKSTLLRCLNRLVEPKGGDVLLDGASILAMKPEKLRRRVGMVFQQFNLFPDHTALENVMLSLTKVKGLTIQEAERIAEARLADVGLAARKHHRPGSLSGGQQQRVAIARALAMDPEVILFDEVTSALDPELVKGVLNLMADLGRRGMTMVVVTHEMGFARKVADQVVFMDEGRVIEVGTPAAIFDTPKSTRLKHFLAEVL; from the coding sequence ATGAACTGGCTTGAAAACCTGCGGCGCAGTTTCCTCGACTGGCAGGCCATGGCGGACGTGCTGCCGAGCATGATCACCATCGGATTGAAGAACACCTTGATCCTCGCAGCCGCGTCCACGGTACTGGGTGTCATTCTCGGCATGATCCTGGCAGTCATGGGCATCTCGCAATCGCGCTGGCTGCGCATTCCCGCCCGGGTCTACACGGATATTTTCCGTGGCCTTCCGGCGATCGTCACGATTCTGCTGATTGGCCAGGGCTTTGCCCGCATCGGCCGTGAAATCTTTGGGCCTTCGCCCTATCCGCTCGGCATTCTCGCCCTCAGCCTGATCGCCGGCGCCTACGTCGGCGAAATCTTCCGCTCGGGCATCCAGAGCGTCGAGCGCGGGCAGATGGAGGCCTGCAGGGCGCTCAGCATGAGCTACGGCCAAGGTATGCGCCTGATCGTGATACCGCAAGGCATCCGCCGCGTCTTGCCGGCCCTGGTCAACCAGTTCATCGGCAACGTCAAGGATTCGAGCCTTGTCTACTTCCTCGGTCTGCTCGCGTCGGAGCGCGAGATTTTCCGTGTCGGCCAGGACCAGGCGGTGGTCACCGGAAACCTTTCTCCATTGCTTCTGGCCGGCGTGTTCTATCTCGTCATCACCGTGCCGTTGACCCATGTGGTCAACTACATCGACAACTCGCTGCGGGTCGGAAAGCAAAAGGCAGGCCTCGTCACCAGCGGCCTTGCCGAAGTGAGCGAACTGGAGAGCGCCATCAGCAGCCCACCCGCTGAGGCCAGCCCTGAAGGCAGCTCGGCGCTGCCCCGCTTCAAGGGCGGCAGTCTCGCCATCACCGATCTCGACATGGCCTATGGCGATCTCGATGTTCTCAAAGGCGTCAGCCTGGCGGTCAAACCAGGCACGGTCACATGCGTCATTGGTCCATCAGGTTCGGGCAAGTCGACCTTGCTGCGCTGCCTCAACCGCCTGGTCGAGCCCAAGGGCGGTGACGTCTTGCTCGATGGCGCGAGCATCCTGGCGATGAAGCCTGAAAAACTGCGCCGGCGTGTCGGCATGGTTTTCCAGCAGTTCAACCTGTTTCCCGACCACACGGCCCTCGAAAACGTCATGCTGTCGCTGACCAAGGTAAAAGGCCTCACGATACAGGAAGCTGAGCGCATCGCCGAGGCACGCCTTGCCGATGTCGGGCTTGCCGCCCGCAAACACCATCGTCCCGGAAGCCTGTCCGGTGGCCAGCAGCAGCGTGTGGCGATCGCCCGTGCACTGGCAATGGACCCGGAGGTCATCCTGTTCGACGAAGTGACGAGCGCACTCGATCCCGAACTGGTGAAGGGCGTGCTCAACCTCATGGCGGACCTCGGCCGCCGCGGCATGACAATGGTCGTGGTGACTCATGAGATGGGCTTTGCCCGCAAGGTCGCCGACCAGGTCGTCTTCATGGATGAAGGCCGCGTCATCGAGGTCGGCACGCCTGCTGCGATCTTCGACACTCCGAAAAGCACGCGTCTGAAGCACTTCCTTGCCGAAGTGCTTTGA
- a CDS encoding NAD(P)/FAD-dependent oxidoreductase — protein sequence MATLHQVSKVVVVGGGIFGVSSAVHLARLGIETVLVNDGPLAKGASGRSLAWINSARKRSAEYHRLRMIGIDRYRTLSARYPDAAWLRFDGGLTWDADDASNEIADVFAHEKGLGYDAQHLSADAIASVTPGVAASAVTPQGAIFNPGEGWVDLPSLIEILIAEFVERGGQLVTDAGSAAVTVVDGRATGVITTSGTSFVADAVLLATGGDVPRMVADCGQYIADGTPIALLVRTKPVDLSLRAVLNTPRVAIRPTPNGALALDSAWSEEEVIVNSDGTYGVRDSTVQGLLSEASNVLEGHPKLEFESYGVGPKPIPGDGEPVFGQLKDIEGYYVAFSHSGATLGLIAGELLAGEIASGNEHPLLANFRPSRF from the coding sequence ATGGCTACGTTACATCAGGTCTCAAAGGTCGTTGTCGTCGGGGGCGGCATTTTCGGTGTCTCCTCGGCCGTTCATCTTGCAAGGCTCGGCATCGAAACCGTTCTGGTGAATGATGGACCGCTCGCCAAGGGAGCTTCCGGCCGCTCGCTCGCCTGGATCAATTCCGCGCGCAAGCGATCGGCTGAATATCATCGCCTGCGCATGATCGGCATCGACCGCTACCGGACGCTGTCGGCGAGATATCCGGATGCCGCCTGGCTGCGTTTCGACGGTGGCCTGACATGGGATGCGGACGACGCCTCGAACGAGATCGCGGATGTCTTCGCTCATGAAAAAGGCCTGGGCTATGATGCGCAACATCTGTCCGCGGACGCCATAGCGTCAGTCACGCCAGGTGTCGCCGCAAGCGCTGTCACGCCTCAAGGCGCGATCTTCAACCCGGGCGAGGGCTGGGTCGACCTGCCGTCGCTGATCGAGATATTGATTGCGGAATTTGTGGAGCGTGGCGGGCAACTGGTCACCGATGCCGGAAGCGCCGCGGTCACGGTCGTCGACGGTCGCGCCACTGGCGTGATCACGACAAGCGGCACCAGTTTTGTTGCCGACGCGGTGCTGTTGGCGACCGGCGGTGATGTGCCGCGAATGGTTGCGGACTGCGGCCAGTATATCGCCGATGGGACGCCGATCGCTTTGCTGGTCAGAACCAAGCCAGTCGACTTGTCGCTTCGGGCCGTGCTCAACACACCGCGCGTCGCCATCCGGCCGACGCCGAATGGAGCCCTCGCGCTCGATTCCGCCTGGTCGGAAGAAGAGGTGATCGTCAATTCGGACGGCACTTATGGCGTGAGAGATTCGACTGTTCAAGGGCTTCTCAGCGAAGCCTCGAATGTTCTCGAGGGTCATCCAAAGCTGGAATTCGAGAGCTACGGTGTCGGCCCCAAGCCGATCCCCGGAGACGGCGAGCCTGTCTTCGGCCAGCTGAAGGACATCGAGGGATACTACGTCGCCTTCAGCCACAGCGGCGCAACGCTTGGCCTGATTGCGGGCGAACTGCTTGCCGGCGAGATCGCCAGCGGCAATGAACATCCGCTGCTTGCGAACTTCCGTCCAAGCCGCTTTTGA
- a CDS encoding TadE/TadG family type IV pilus assembly protein yields the protein MSGRRSFLRDRSGAQAVEFAPLSVPLLMVLMGTFEFGRMY from the coding sequence ATGAGCGGTCGCCGATCCTTCCTGCGTGACAGATCCGGCGCCCAAGCCGTCGAGTTCGCGCCGCTGTCGGTGCCGCTGCTCATGGTGCTGATGGGCACGTTCGAGTTCGGCCGCATGTACTGA
- a CDS encoding metallophosphoesterase, which translates to MMNHRWPKLLSRRSFLMQAAGFAAAGALSRPAFSQTGQRIQPIDATFLFIADVHACRMASGLSPNCQQEGKTDAALLRNVAALNAIGDKDWPAEINGIATGLRSAGSRIGTPLGLVVGGDITDDGGGQITQPSEGTQLLQFSQRYSQGVGPDRVHMPVYVGLGNHDLDQNGPPHHVDWYRRELRDYVEVNHRAGVFFKPPVPATDYDVDTDCYSWDWGGLHLVQTHRFAGDTGHGAESSLPWLKQDLATYAADGRPVILFQHYGWDTFSTERWDPARRTYDDDGAGPPHWWGEADRQALLAALKGYNVVGIFHGHQHDASLIYRRDGLDLFKPKAAYMGGFAVARVTSDGMDVVLGEATDDHGGVTFINAFSKGWST; encoded by the coding sequence ATGATGAATCACCGGTGGCCGAAATTGCTTTCACGACGCAGCTTTCTGATGCAGGCCGCCGGTTTTGCCGCGGCCGGTGCGCTTTCACGCCCGGCGTTCAGCCAGACCGGTCAGCGCATCCAGCCCATCGACGCCACCTTTCTGTTCATCGCCGATGTCCATGCCTGCCGCATGGCGAGCGGCCTGAGCCCCAACTGCCAGCAGGAGGGCAAGACCGACGCCGCGCTGCTGCGCAATGTCGCGGCACTGAACGCCATCGGCGACAAGGACTGGCCGGCCGAGATCAACGGCATCGCCACCGGCTTGCGTTCGGCAGGCAGCCGGATCGGCACACCGCTCGGCCTTGTCGTCGGCGGCGACATCACCGACGATGGCGGCGGCCAGATCACCCAGCCGAGCGAGGGCACGCAACTGCTGCAATTCAGCCAGCGCTACAGCCAAGGCGTTGGCCCGGATCGCGTCCACATGCCGGTCTATGTCGGGCTCGGCAACCACGATCTCGACCAGAACGGCCCGCCTCACCATGTCGACTGGTATCGGCGCGAACTGCGCGATTATGTCGAGGTCAACCACCGCGCCGGCGTGTTCTTCAAGCCACCCGTGCCGGCCACCGACTACGATGTCGACACCGACTGTTATTCATGGGACTGGGGCGGCCTGCATCTCGTCCAGACGCATCGTTTCGCCGGCGACACCGGCCACGGCGCCGAAAGCAGCCTGCCATGGCTGAAGCAGGATCTGGCGACCTACGCGGCGGATGGCCGCCCGGTCATCCTGTTCCAGCACTATGGCTGGGACACGTTTTCGACCGAGCGGTGGGATCCTGCCAGGCGCACCTACGACGATGACGGCGCCGGCCCGCCGCACTGGTGGGGCGAGGCCGACAGGCAGGCGCTTCTGGCAGCGCTGAAGGGCTACAATGTCGTCGGCATCTTCCATGGCCATCAGCATGACGCCTCGCTGATCTATCGTCGTGACGGGCTCGACCTGTTCAAGCCAAAGGCTGCCTATATGGGAGGCTTCGCTGTGGCCAGGGTGACCAGCGATGGCATGGACGTGGTACTTGGTGAGGCGACCGATGATCACGGCGGGGTCACCTTCATCAACGCTTTCAGCAAAGGCTGGAGCACATGA